The region GGCCAATCCGCCCTGGCCACCCTTGATGTCTGGGATCAGCAGCTCGCCAACCTCGGTGCACAGGTCATCCAGGGGCGCCTGGAGCTTCTCGATGAACTCGGCCCACTCATTGCCGAGTCCTATGCCAGCCTCGCACCGGAATCGCGTCCTGCGCACGTGGAGTACAAGTCCACCGTGGATGTCACTGATCGATCCGTCATCGAAGCGATGCTGCTCACCGAACTGGCGGCCAAGCGCAACCGCGAAATTGAACGCGGCATCTCTTTGGTCGGTCCACACCGCGACGACCTGATCCTCAATCTGGGCCCTCAACCGGCCAAAGGCTTCGCCAGCCACGGTGAGACCTGGTCTTATGCCATCTCGCTGCGCTTCGCGGAATTTCAAATCCTGCGTCAGGACGGCTCCGATCCGATTTTGATTCTCGACGACGTCTTCGCTGAACTCGACGCCAAGCGTCGCACCAAGCTCGTTGCCCTAGCTACCCAAGCTGAACAGGTTCTCATCACCGCAGCTGTCGATGGCGACCTGCCCGACAACCTCGAGCCCAGCGTCCGCTTCGAAGTTACCGTCCGCGACGACGAAGAAGGCCGCATTTCTGAAATTATGCAGGTAAGCCCCACCGGTGATGACGATGAGTGACCTCGTCAGCCAGGTCTTCGAGCGTGCGCGAGAGCTTTCCCCAAACCCACCAAAGCTGGTGGGTAAACCACGTCGCTTCAGCATGGCGCCGAAACCAGTCGAGCCTGCAGAAGAGAACAAAGAACAAGAAGCCGACAGCGTCAACGATGATGCTGCCGTCCTGAGTTATCTCACTGGTCCACGAGGTGGAAAGCCCACGGGGCCGGATGGGCGCAAGCAGCGGCGCAGTATTGATATTCCCAGCTTGGGCCAGCAGATTCGCAAAGAGATTGGGCAGCGTGGCTGGGAGCATGAGCTCGCGCACGGCTGGATCATGGGCAACTGGGACAACCTGGTTGGTGAGGCCATTGCGGCGCATACCAAGCCGGAAAAGATCAAAGACCAGGTGGTGTATGTGTCCTGCGCAAACTCCAACTGGGCGACGCAGCTGCGCTATCTGCAAAGGCAGATTTTAAAGAAGATTGCTGATCGGTTGGGGCCTGATGTCATCGTCAAGCTGCAGATCAATGGACCCAAGCAGCACCGTAACTACACTGGCCGACAGTGGGTTAAACCCCAAGGTTCTCAAGACACCTACGGATAATTGGTCTTGCCTTAAAGCTTAAAAAGCCCCGCCCTGCGCCCTCT is a window of Corynebacterium camporealensis DNA encoding:
- the recF gene encoding DNA replication/repair protein RecF (All proteins in this family for which functions are known are DNA-binding proteins that assist the filamentation of RecA onto DNA for the initiation of recombination or recombinational repair.) codes for the protein MYVRDLDIRDYRSWSNLHIELAPGISLFVGRNGYGKTNIVEAVGYAAHLSSHRVNQDAPLVRQGAKNARISLTAVNQGRELTAHLLIKPHGANQAQINRTRLKSTREILGVVKTVLFSPEDLALVRGEPAERRAYLDHIIASRTPRLAGVKADYDKVLRQRNALLKSASAALRRGYGDSDGQSALATLDVWDQQLANLGAQVIQGRLELLDELGPLIAESYASLAPESRPAHVEYKSTVDVTDRSVIEAMLLTELAAKRNREIERGISLVGPHRDDLILNLGPQPAKGFASHGETWSYAISLRFAEFQILRQDGSDPILILDDVFAELDAKRRTKLVALATQAEQVLITAAVDGDLPDNLEPSVRFEVTVRDDEEGRISEIMQVSPTGDDDE
- a CDS encoding DciA family protein is translated as MTMSDLVSQVFERARELSPNPPKLVGKPRRFSMAPKPVEPAEENKEQEADSVNDDAAVLSYLTGPRGGKPTGPDGRKQRRSIDIPSLGQQIRKEIGQRGWEHELAHGWIMGNWDNLVGEAIAAHTKPEKIKDQVVYVSCANSNWATQLRYLQRQILKKIADRLGPDVIVKLQINGPKQHRNYTGRQWVKPQGSQDTYG